Proteins encoded together in one Streptomyces sp. B1I3 window:
- a CDS encoding helix-turn-helix domain-containing protein, which yields MAEHEGSSKKVVLLTVNQVVAHNLTKARRARGWTQDETAERLQRAAGKKWTAATLSAAERSLKTGRSRMFDANEVMCFARVFSEPVAYFFMPIEVPVHTEIIYRLGRGEDAEYQKDAYIEADELLEAAVPLRYSSEMISSVNRILKQSKGVVWSPSARVEWLDGGEDYEEWLDAERRREHPDELDEEAMETLRNFARLMSEKKTSSVLKALAQVMDSGAGEPPSSVPF from the coding sequence GAACCAGGTTGTCGCGCACAACCTCACGAAGGCGCGGCGGGCGAGGGGGTGGACCCAGGACGAGACGGCTGAGCGGTTGCAACGTGCGGCGGGGAAGAAGTGGACGGCGGCGACGCTGAGTGCGGCGGAGCGCTCGCTCAAGACGGGGCGGTCGCGCATGTTCGACGCAAACGAAGTCATGTGCTTTGCCCGAGTCTTTTCTGAACCGGTCGCCTATTTCTTCATGCCGATTGAAGTGCCCGTCCACACGGAAATCATTTACCGCCTCGGTCGCGGAGAAGATGCGGAGTACCAGAAGGATGCGTACATCGAGGCGGACGAATTGCTAGAGGCGGCTGTCCCGCTGCGATACTCAAGCGAGATGATCAGTTCGGTCAACCGCATTCTCAAGCAGAGCAAAGGCGTCGTTTGGAGCCCGTCCGCCCGGGTGGAGTGGCTCGATGGCGGAGAGGACTATGAGGAGTGGCTGGACGCGGAGCGCCGACGTGAGCACCCGGATGAGCTCGATGAGGAAGCTATGGAGACCCTTCGGAATTTCGCGCGTCTGATGTCTGAAAAGAAGACGTCGTCTGTACTCAAGGCCCTTGCTCAGGTGATGGATTCGGGCGCCGGTGAACCGCCATCGTCCGTCCCTTTCTAG
- a CDS encoding recombinase family protein has protein sequence MKHNRARHTGPSRAVIYVRISQDRTGAHLGVDRQREDCEALAESHGWEVVEVYVDNDLSAYSGKPRKDYRRMLADLELGTATVVIAWHTDRLHRSPTELEEYIDLSQRRGVDTHTCQAGELDLSTSSGRMTARIHGAVARHESEHKAERVARARLQKAKAGKFGGGLRPFGWGMPTGETRKKVVKGTDEEIDVPVLDMNKLVPEEAAALDVGTDQILSGGSIKGWVRWLADKGLTSTTGKPIDHQSARDLLLRPRNAGIAVYRGEEIGPGAWDPAVDKPRFRAVVAILTNPARLTSPGPTPKWFGSLLYLCGHRGCNKPVTCTRAGGGNYPSYRCVDQHGGGRKAETLDRYVQDLIVERLSRDDAGELLEPAADGVDVAALQLESEQIRRRLTDLAGMFGAGQVDMAQFAEGSDVARAQLEGITSQLARAAVKDPLVGLVGVPDVRKAWDALGLDRRRAVLRSLLTVTLHKPRPGRMPDGGYFDYEAIETKWLRG, from the coding sequence ATGAAGCACAACCGCGCCCGGCACACCGGGCCCTCACGCGCCGTCATCTACGTCCGTATCAGCCAGGACCGCACCGGCGCCCACCTCGGCGTCGACCGGCAGCGCGAGGACTGTGAGGCGCTCGCCGAATCCCACGGCTGGGAAGTCGTCGAGGTGTACGTCGACAACGACTTGTCGGCGTACTCGGGCAAGCCACGCAAGGACTACCGTCGGATGCTCGCCGACCTGGAGTTGGGCACCGCCACCGTCGTGATCGCCTGGCACACCGACCGGCTGCACCGCTCCCCCACGGAGCTCGAGGAGTACATCGACCTCAGCCAGCGGCGCGGCGTCGACACCCACACCTGCCAGGCCGGTGAACTCGACCTGTCCACCTCGTCCGGCCGGATGACCGCCCGCATCCACGGCGCCGTCGCCCGCCACGAATCCGAGCACAAGGCCGAGCGTGTCGCCCGCGCCCGCCTGCAGAAGGCGAAGGCCGGCAAGTTCGGCGGCGGCCTACGTCCGTTCGGTTGGGGCATGCCCACCGGGGAGACCCGGAAGAAGGTCGTGAAGGGCACCGACGAGGAGATCGACGTGCCGGTCCTCGACATGAACAAGCTGGTGCCCGAGGAAGCTGCGGCGCTGGACGTCGGTACGGATCAGATCCTGTCGGGCGGGTCGATCAAGGGGTGGGTACGGTGGCTCGCCGACAAGGGCCTGACGTCCACCACGGGCAAACCGATCGACCACCAGTCAGCACGTGATCTGCTGCTGCGCCCGAGAAACGCCGGAATCGCCGTCTACAGGGGCGAGGAGATCGGACCCGGGGCGTGGGACCCCGCCGTGGACAAGCCGCGTTTCAGGGCCGTCGTGGCGATCCTGACGAACCCGGCCCGGCTGACGTCGCCAGGGCCGACACCGAAGTGGTTCGGGTCGCTCCTCTACCTGTGCGGCCACCGGGGCTGCAACAAGCCGGTGACGTGCACCCGCGCGGGTGGCGGGAACTACCCGAGCTACCGATGCGTGGACCAGCACGGCGGCGGCCGCAAGGCCGAGACCCTCGACCGGTACGTCCAGGACCTCATCGTCGAGCGCCTGTCACGGGATGACGCTGGCGAGCTGCTGGAGCCCGCGGCCGACGGGGTGGACGTGGCCGCGCTGCAGCTGGAGAGCGAGCAGATTCGCCGGCGGCTGACCGACCTGGCGGGCATGTTCGGTGCCGGGCAGGTCGACATGGCCCAGTTCGCCGAGGGCTCGGATGTCGCGCGCGCCCAGCTCGAAGGGATCACCAGCCAGCTGGCCCGGGCCGCGGTGAAGGATCCGCTCGTCGGCCTGGTCGGCGTGCCGGATGTCCGTAAGGCGTGGGACGCACTCGGCCTCGACCGCCGGCGCGCGGTCCTGCGGTCCCTGCTGACGGTGACACTGCACAAGCCCCGCCCCGGCCGCATGCCCGATGGCGGGTACTTCGACTACGAAGCCATCGAAACAAAGTGGCTGCGAGGCTAG
- a CDS encoding type II secretion system F family protein: MAVGAGLAGGLAVLEDPGARRTRAMFACGRPSRPRFTGCWGVVRGYLGVRREWLCAPVALLLGVLGESALPLVAGVVAVPLVRRWLRRRSLRSARERAADAVTTLCGAVVGELRAGREPGQALLIAARNGGALGGDEAAVVAAARFGGDVPGELRKASAGPGLDGLAGVAACWQVAVDGGAGLAAGLARLEGALRADRRRVVELRAHLAGAWSTVLVLALLPVVGLGLGAALGADPLNVLLHSPGGLVCLAAGGVLEGAGLFWASRIVRAGEAP; the protein is encoded by the coding sequence ATGGCGGTCGGCGCGGGGCTGGCAGGCGGCCTGGCCGTGCTTGAGGACCCGGGTGCGCGGCGGACACGCGCGATGTTCGCGTGCGGCCGTCCCTCGCGTCCGCGGTTCACGGGCTGCTGGGGCGTGGTCCGGGGATACCTCGGTGTCCGGCGCGAATGGCTCTGTGCACCCGTGGCGCTGCTTCTCGGTGTGCTGGGCGAGTCGGCGCTGCCGCTGGTCGCCGGGGTGGTCGCCGTGCCCCTGGTGAGGCGGTGGTTACGGCGCAGGTCTCTGCGCTCTGCGCGGGAGCGGGCGGCCGATGCGGTGACGACCTTGTGCGGGGCGGTCGTGGGCGAGCTCCGAGCCGGACGCGAGCCCGGGCAGGCGTTGCTGATCGCCGCGCGGAACGGGGGAGCACTGGGCGGTGACGAAGCCGCGGTGGTCGCGGCGGCGCGGTTCGGTGGTGATGTGCCGGGCGAACTCCGGAAGGCGTCGGCCGGACCGGGACTGGACGGACTCGCGGGGGTGGCGGCCTGCTGGCAGGTGGCGGTGGACGGCGGAGCCGGTCTCGCGGCAGGCCTGGCACGACTGGAGGGGGCGTTGCGGGCCGACAGACGCCGGGTGGTGGAGCTGAGGGCACACCTCGCGGGTGCGTGGTCCACGGTCCTGGTGCTGGCGTTGCTGCCGGTCGTGGGTCTGGGTCTGGGTGCCGCGCTGGGGGCCGATCCGCTGAACGTGCTTCTGCACAGTCCGGGTGGGCTGGTGTGCCTGGCGGCAGGTGGTGTGCTCGAAGGGGCAGGGTTGTTCTGGGCGTCTCGGATCGTGCGGGCGGGGGAGGCGCCGTGA
- a CDS encoding type II secretion system F family protein — protein sequence MNGPAEVHRLGTVGVALATAACLALAWIGWRQERAVRRRGERLTASRADGPAPGWRRRRTAVRSRVRMWAAPVGALMTGWALVGGLPGCGAGLAAAYGVWRWSRSGLGSGAEARKAEAAAVARQLPLAADLLAACISAGAGPREAAEAVGESMGGQVGDLLARTAAVIRLGGEPADAWGRFAEIPGAGPLARCLERAGSTGAPAAEPVARLADEMRAERAGAAVARAQRAGVLITAPVGLCFLPAFLAVGVAPVVIGLATGLLDRN from the coding sequence GTGAACGGGCCGGCAGAGGTGCACCGGCTGGGAACGGTGGGCGTAGCGCTGGCGACCGCTGCCTGTCTCGCACTGGCGTGGATCGGGTGGCGGCAGGAGCGCGCGGTCCGCCGGCGCGGAGAGCGGTTGACGGCGTCCCGTGCCGATGGGCCGGCTCCCGGATGGCGGCGCCGACGAACGGCGGTGCGCAGCCGAGTCCGGATGTGGGCGGCACCCGTGGGTGCGTTGATGACCGGCTGGGCCCTCGTCGGCGGCCTGCCCGGGTGCGGAGCCGGCCTGGCGGCGGCATACGGAGTGTGGCGCTGGTCGCGCTCCGGCCTGGGGAGCGGGGCCGAGGCCCGGAAGGCGGAGGCTGCCGCGGTCGCCCGCCAACTGCCGCTCGCGGCCGACCTGCTGGCTGCCTGCATCTCGGCGGGCGCCGGACCGCGGGAGGCGGCGGAAGCGGTCGGTGAGTCCATGGGCGGCCAGGTCGGTGACCTGCTGGCCCGAACGGCAGCGGTAATCAGACTCGGTGGTGAACCGGCTGATGCGTGGGGGAGGTTCGCGGAGATACCAGGCGCCGGCCCCCTGGCCCGCTGTCTGGAGCGGGCCGGATCGACGGGGGCTCCGGCGGCGGAGCCCGTCGCCCGGCTGGCCGATGAGATGCGTGCCGAGCGTGCCGGCGCGGCGGTGGCGCGCGCCCAGCGGGCGGGCGTGCTGATCACGGCACCGGTGGGGCTCTGCTTCCTGCCCGCCTTTCTGGCGGTCGGAGTGGCGCCGGTGGTGATCGGTCTGGCGACCGGCTTGCTGGACCGCAACTGA
- a CDS encoding DUF4244 domain-containing protein — translation MQRAWSAVRRVWVDRRARLVRTSRPDQGMTTSEYAVGTIAACAFAAVLYKVVTSGAVLSALQSLIKDALDAKF, via the coding sequence ATGCAGCGGGCATGGAGTGCGGTTCGCCGCGTCTGGGTGGACCGGCGCGCCCGGCTTGTCCGGACCAGTCGTCCGGACCAGGGGATGACGACATCCGAGTACGCCGTAGGAACCATCGCGGCCTGCGCTTTCGCGGCGGTGCTCTACAAGGTGGTGACCAGCGGGGCGGTGCTGTCAGCTCTGCAGTCGCTGATCAAGGACGCGCTCGATGCGAAGTTCTGA
- a CDS encoding TadE family type IV pilus minor pilin, which yields MRSSDVVKGDRRTGLGSRHEDRGAVTAEAAMAIPVLVAFVMALVWALAAAAGQIRCVDAARAGARAAARAEPEAMVLSAAREAAPGGSRVVVERAGDVWRVRVEAPTPGPRGLALTLSAEAVALAEDTVGAEP from the coding sequence ATGCGAAGTTCTGACGTGGTGAAGGGGGATCGCCGCACCGGTCTCGGAAGTCGTCACGAGGACCGGGGAGCAGTGACGGCGGAGGCTGCCATGGCCATTCCCGTGCTGGTGGCGTTCGTGATGGCTCTGGTGTGGGCGTTGGCCGCCGCGGCCGGCCAGATCCGCTGTGTGGACGCCGCGCGGGCCGGGGCGCGGGCTGCGGCCCGCGCGGAGCCCGAGGCCATGGTCCTGTCGGCCGCGCGTGAGGCGGCGCCGGGAGGGTCCCGGGTCGTCGTGGAGAGGGCCGGGGACGTCTGGAGGGTGCGGGTGGAGGCACCTACGCCGGGCCCGCGGGGTCTCGCCCTGACGCTGAGCGCCGAGGCTGTGGCCCTGGCCGAGGACACCGTGGGAGCAGAACCGTGA
- a CDS encoding Rv3654c family TadE-like protein codes for MTTATLCAVFATVLALGQAVAARHKAGGAADLAALAAADRALRGAATACGAARDVAAAQGAEVVRCSVEGEIADVTARARFGPYAPEVRSRAGPPAATPSPRVAAPRPRLPLAALTGEQEVAVFRPRPSPAQAPPAPYRRASARAPMAPSVRAPVYPLLREPAHPAAGAASPPGQPKARVRMPPGGG; via the coding sequence GTGACGACGGCGACGTTGTGCGCGGTCTTCGCGACGGTGCTCGCGCTCGGCCAGGCGGTGGCAGCTCGCCACAAGGCCGGTGGCGCGGCGGACCTGGCAGCGCTCGCCGCAGCAGACCGGGCGCTGCGGGGGGCAGCGACGGCATGCGGGGCGGCAAGGGACGTGGCCGCAGCACAGGGGGCAGAGGTGGTCCGGTGCTCCGTCGAGGGCGAGATCGCCGATGTGACGGCGCGAGCGCGTTTCGGCCCGTACGCACCGGAGGTCAGGTCGAGGGCAGGTCCCCCGGCCGCGACGCCCTCGCCGAGGGTCGCGGCGCCCCGGCCCCGCCTCCCGCTCGCTGCCCTCACGGGCGAGCAGGAGGTGGCCGTGTTCCGGCCCCGGCCGTCACCCGCACAGGCGCCCCCGGCCCCGTACCGGCGGGCATCGGCCCGTGCGCCCATGGCGCCGAGTGTGCGGGCACCGGTGTACCCGCTGCTGAGGGAACCGGCCCACCCGGCGGCGGGGGCGGCGTCCCCACCTGGGCAGCCGAAGGCCCGCGTGCGCATGCCTCCGGGCGGCGGGTGA